In one Vicia villosa cultivar HV-30 ecotype Madison, WI unplaced genomic scaffold, Vvil1.0 ctg.000589F_1_1, whole genome shotgun sequence genomic region, the following are encoded:
- the LOC131629670 gene encoding uncharacterized mitochondrial protein AtMg00310-like encodes MIGRNKKAVFSFLKDRIWKRINSWSGRSLSRAGKEVMIKSVLQSIPAYIMSLYLIPDGVVQDIEKMLNSFWWGGGRHNKGIRWMSWERMTILKSERGMGFRDFRAFNLAMIAKQRWNFLSKPNSLVAKIFKARYFPRSSFLDSKIGNNPSFLWRSLWKAKDVLKLGSRGSIGDGSCIKVMHDAWLREKDSWWLNGPQKQEAYDLSVKNLMRPDVKQWDVVKVNQVFGREEAETILSIPLVEDVVEDRLIWQEEQSGVYSV; translated from the coding sequence ATGATTGGGAGAAATAAGAAGGCGGTGTTTTCTTTCCTTAAAGATAGAATTTGGAAAAGAATCAACTCCTGGAGTGGTCGTTCCTTATCTAGAGCAGGGAAGGAAGTTATGATCAAATCAGTTCTGCAGTCGATCCCGGCCTATATTATGAGTCTCTACTTGATCCCGGATGGTGTGGTGCAAGATATTGAAAAAATGCTGAATTCTTTTTGGTGGGGAGGAGGTCGCCACAACAAAGGTATTAGGTGGATGTCATGGGAGAGGATGACTATCTTGAAAAGTGAAAGAGGTATGGGATTCAGAGACTTTAGAGCGTTTAATTTGGCCATGATTGCAAAGCAAAGGTGGAACTTTTTGTCAAAACCAAATTCTCTTGTGGCTAAAATATTCAAAGCAAGGTACTTTCCTCGTTCCTCTTTTCTTGATTCCAAGATTGGTAATAATCCAAGCTTTCTATGGAGGAGTTTGTGGAAGGCGAAGGATGTGTTAAAATTGGGGAGTAGGGGGAGTATTGGAGATGGTAGTTGTATTAAAGTTATGCATGATGCGTGGCTCCGCGAGAAGGATAGTTGGTGGCTTAATGGTCCTCAAAAGCAAGAAGCTTATGATCTTTCTGTCAAAAATCTTATGCGACCCGATGTAAAACAATGGGATGTGGTTAAAGTGAATCAAGTTTTTGGGAGGGAGGAGGCCGAAACTATTCTTAGTATTCCTTTAGTGGAGGATGTTGTGGAGGATAGGTTGATTTGGCAAGAGGAACAAAGTGGTGTTTATAGTGTGTGA